A portion of the Microlunatus phosphovorus NM-1 genome contains these proteins:
- a CDS encoding MFS transporter, with the protein MSRDAQTGTISTDIPARLDRLPWARFHWLIVIGLGTVWILDGLEVTIVGSMSEALKPADTGLGLTSAQIGLAGAVYVAGACLGSLVFGQLTDRFGRKRLFLITLGLYTVATVLTAFSMNPTWYLVCRFFTGAGIGGEYAAINSAIDELIPKHYRGRVDVMINGSYWLGAAAGALLTLPLLDPTLVNPALGWRLAFGLGGTLAIVILIVRRHVPESPRWLFIHGRDEEAERIVQGIEKRVAEEDQVEFQPVDEKITIRQRHTIAMTEIARTVFTLYPRRTILCFSLFVGQAFLYNAFFFTYGDTLTSFLGVERTGGYIAVFAVSNFAGALLLSRLFDTVGRRKMIAGTYLLSGVLLAVTGVLLGGLTAVTLTLAGAVVFFFASAGASSAYLTASEIFPMETRALCIAFFYAIGTAAGGIAGPLLFGTLIGNAAEGGDITGIAPGYFIGAALMIAGGIVAAFLGVDAERRSLEDIAQPLTAADAEAKGS; encoded by the coding sequence ATGTCGCGTGACGCTCAGACCGGCACTATCAGCACCGACATTCCGGCGCGGCTCGATCGGCTTCCGTGGGCGAGATTCCACTGGCTGATCGTGATCGGGCTGGGCACGGTCTGGATCCTCGACGGTCTGGAGGTCACGATCGTCGGCTCCATGTCGGAAGCCTTGAAGCCCGCCGACACCGGACTGGGGCTGACCAGTGCTCAGATCGGGCTCGCGGGTGCGGTCTATGTTGCCGGAGCCTGTCTGGGCTCCCTGGTCTTCGGTCAGCTGACTGACCGGTTCGGCCGCAAGCGGCTCTTCTTGATCACTCTCGGCCTCTACACCGTCGCCACGGTGCTGACCGCGTTCTCGATGAACCCGACCTGGTATCTGGTGTGCCGGTTCTTCACCGGAGCGGGCATCGGCGGAGAGTATGCGGCGATCAACTCAGCGATCGACGAACTGATCCCCAAGCACTATCGCGGCCGGGTCGATGTGATGATCAACGGCTCCTACTGGCTGGGGGCGGCCGCCGGTGCACTGCTGACGCTGCCGCTGCTGGATCCGACCCTGGTCAATCCGGCCCTCGGCTGGCGGTTGGCCTTCGGACTGGGCGGCACCTTGGCCATCGTGATCTTGATCGTGCGGCGCCATGTGCCGGAGAGTCCGCGGTGGCTGTTCATCCACGGCCGGGACGAGGAAGCCGAACGGATCGTGCAGGGCATCGAGAAGCGGGTGGCCGAGGAGGACCAGGTCGAGTTCCAACCGGTGGACGAGAAGATCACCATCCGGCAGCGACACACGATCGCCATGACCGAGATCGCTCGCACGGTGTTCACGCTCTATCCGCGCCGTACGATCCTGTGCTTCTCGTTGTTCGTCGGACAGGCGTTCTTGTACAACGCGTTCTTCTTCACCTACGGCGATACCTTGACGAGCTTCCTGGGAGTGGAACGCACCGGCGGCTACATCGCCGTCTTCGCGGTCAGCAACTTCGCCGGGGCGCTGCTGTTGAGTCGGCTGTTCGACACGGTCGGCAGGCGCAAGATGATCGCCGGGACCTATCTGCTTTCGGGCGTCCTGCTGGCGGTGACAGGCGTGCTGCTCGGCGGTCTGACCGCGGTGACTCTCACGCTGGCCGGAGCGGTCGTCTTCTTCTTCGCCTCGGCCGGTGCCAGTTCGGCGTACCTGACTGCCAGCGAGATCTTCCCGATGGAGACCCGGGCATTGTGCATCGCGTTCTTCTATGCGATCGGCACAGCAGCTGGTGGTATCGCCGGCCCGCTGCTGTTCGGGACGCTGATCGGCAACGCCGCCGAGGGCGGCGACATCACCGGGATCGCGCCGGGCTACTTCATCGGTGCCGCACTGATGATCGCCGGTGGCATCGTTGCGGCCTTCCTCGGTGTCGATGCGGAGCGGCGGTCGCTGGAGGATATCGCCCAGCCGCTGACCGCTGCCGACGCCGAGGCGAAGGGCTCCTGA
- a CDS encoding bifunctional [glutamine synthetase] adenylyltransferase/[glutamine synthetase]-adenylyl-L-tyrosine phosphorylase produces MSRIETTQGVLARRGFADPAAAMQILGDWDDAQAHLLDLVTEAADPDLALSAIDRLGEVVPDLLLRLTNSPDLARQLITLLGASEYIGRHLLARPEQVDWLDGDVRPLSADQIRAELLRSVGADPEAPLPLATDLVGDGLRLAYRGHLMRIAAWDVCDPEPIEVMPRVADALSDLADATLEAALAISRAKVGEKGLKTRLAVVGLGKCGAQELNYVSDVDVLFVAEPMLDADGSPLISGEQAVSTATRMAAELTRICSAYTAAGTIWEVDSALRPEGKAGQLVRSLSSHRTYYQRWAKTWEFQAMLKARPSAGDLQLAQDFVDMVSPMVWRAAERENFVADTQAMRKRVVAHIPARDAGREIKLGEGGLRDVEFSVQLLQLVHGRVDERLRDRATLAALKALTDNGYVGREDGKLFRLAYQFMRTLEHRVQLYHLRRTHLMPDNEADLRRLGRSLGYQRPAEQVVSTWKHACQRVRRLHERLFYSPLLDAVARIPSKDLRLTEQSAVDRLKGLGYADPQAALRHIAALSQGVTRQTEIQRQLLPAMLGWFATAPNPDHGLLAFRQVSDTLGSTPWYLRALRDEGMMAERLARILASSRYAVALLQRAPQTMQMLADDAELVPKSEADLRAEMQAAARRSEEPIPAVESIRAIRRRELFRIAASDLLGMSDVLTVGDGLSELASATVHATLDVARRASGAEQVPEIAVIGMGRWGGRELSYASDADAMFVMADPVSIDQDWTKIAGSVISEMRRLLTRPSADPPLSIDADLRPEGKGGALIRTLTAYRNYYSRWSSTWEMQALVRADAMAGSPGLGQELMALIDEKRWPDGGLSTSQVHEIRRLKARVDAERLPRGADPAKHTKLGPGGLADVEWTVQLLQLQHAHEVPELRTSRTIEALRAARRAELIDPQDAGHLEAAWLLASKIRNQIMLVRGRGSDSLPSDTRELAALAELMGYGSGESSHLLADYRRVTRRAHAVVDRVFWGLKDGDRRLR; encoded by the coding sequence GTGAGCCGGATCGAGACGACTCAGGGTGTGCTGGCTCGGCGAGGATTCGCCGATCCGGCTGCTGCCATGCAGATCCTCGGCGACTGGGACGACGCGCAGGCACATCTGCTCGATTTGGTGACGGAGGCCGCGGACCCCGATCTCGCGCTCAGCGCGATCGACCGGCTCGGGGAGGTCGTCCCTGATCTGCTGCTCCGGCTGACCAACTCACCCGACCTGGCTCGGCAGCTGATCACGCTGCTGGGGGCCAGTGAATACATCGGTCGCCATCTGTTGGCCCGACCCGAGCAGGTGGACTGGCTCGACGGTGACGTACGGCCGCTCAGCGCCGACCAGATCCGCGCCGAGTTGCTCCGTTCTGTCGGCGCTGACCCGGAAGCTCCACTGCCGCTGGCCACGGACCTGGTCGGGGACGGGCTGCGATTGGCCTATCGCGGTCACCTGATGCGCATCGCCGCGTGGGACGTCTGCGACCCGGAACCGATCGAGGTGATGCCGCGGGTCGCCGACGCGCTGTCCGACCTGGCCGATGCGACCTTGGAAGCCGCGCTGGCGATCAGCCGGGCCAAGGTAGGGGAGAAGGGGCTGAAGACACGACTGGCGGTCGTCGGACTGGGCAAGTGTGGCGCCCAGGAGCTCAACTACGTCAGCGATGTCGACGTGCTGTTCGTGGCGGAGCCGATGCTCGACGCCGACGGCAGTCCGTTGATCAGCGGTGAGCAGGCGGTCAGCACCGCCACCCGGATGGCCGCCGAGCTCACCCGGATCTGCTCGGCGTACACCGCGGCCGGGACCATCTGGGAGGTCGACTCCGCGCTCCGGCCCGAAGGCAAGGCCGGTCAGCTGGTCCGCAGCCTGTCCAGCCATCGCACCTACTACCAGCGCTGGGCCAAGACCTGGGAGTTCCAGGCGATGCTCAAGGCCCGGCCGAGCGCCGGTGATCTGCAGTTGGCGCAGGACTTCGTGGACATGGTCTCGCCGATGGTGTGGCGGGCCGCCGAGCGGGAGAACTTCGTCGCCGACACCCAGGCCATGCGCAAACGGGTGGTCGCCCATATCCCCGCCCGCGACGCTGGTCGCGAGATCAAGCTCGGTGAGGGCGGCCTGCGCGACGTCGAGTTCTCGGTGCAGCTGCTGCAGCTGGTCCACGGTCGGGTCGACGAACGACTGCGGGACCGCGCCACCTTGGCGGCGCTCAAGGCGCTGACCGACAACGGGTACGTGGGTCGCGAGGACGGCAAGCTGTTCCGGTTGGCGTACCAGTTCATGCGGACGCTGGAGCACCGCGTCCAGCTGTACCACCTGCGGCGTACTCACCTGATGCCCGACAACGAGGCCGATCTGCGCCGGCTCGGCCGCTCACTCGGCTATCAGCGCCCTGCCGAGCAGGTGGTGTCGACCTGGAAGCACGCCTGCCAACGGGTCCGCCGGCTGCACGAGCGGCTGTTCTACTCACCGCTGCTGGACGCGGTCGCCCGGATCCCGTCGAAGGACCTGCGGCTGACCGAGCAGTCGGCCGTGGATCGACTGAAGGGTCTCGGGTACGCCGATCCGCAGGCCGCCTTGCGGCACATCGCGGCACTCAGCCAAGGAGTCACCCGGCAGACCGAGATCCAGCGTCAGCTCTTGCCGGCCATGCTCGGCTGGTTCGCGACGGCGCCCAACCCCGACCACGGACTGCTCGCCTTCCGGCAGGTCTCCGACACTCTCGGCAGCACCCCCTGGTATCTGCGCGCGTTGCGCGACGAGGGCATGATGGCCGAGCGACTGGCCAGGATCCTGGCCTCCAGCCGGTATGCGGTCGCGTTGCTGCAGCGAGCACCGCAGACCATGCAGATGCTGGCCGACGACGCCGAACTGGTGCCGAAGTCCGAGGCCGATCTGCGCGCCGAGATGCAGGCCGCCGCCCGGCGCTCGGAGGAGCCGATCCCCGCGGTCGAGTCGATCCGGGCAATCCGCCGCCGCGAGCTCTTCCGGATCGCGGCGAGCGATCTGCTCGGCATGAGCGACGTGTTGACGGTGGGCGACGGGCTCTCCGAGCTCGCCTCGGCGACCGTGCATGCGACCCTCGATGTCGCTCGCCGGGCTTCGGGAGCGGAGCAGGTGCCGGAGATCGCCGTGATCGGGATGGGCCGCTGGGGCGGGCGAGAGCTGTCGTACGCCTCGGACGCCGATGCGATGTTCGTGATGGCCGACCCGGTCAGCATCGACCAGGACTGGACCAAGATCGCCGGCTCGGTGATCTCGGAGATGCGGCGTCTGTTGACCCGGCCGAGCGCTGATCCGCCGCTGAGCATCGACGCCGATCTGCGGCCAGAAGGCAAGGGCGGGGCGCTGATCAGGACGCTGACCGCGTACCGGAACTACTACAGCCGCTGGTCGTCCACCTGGGAGATGCAGGCGCTGGTTCGCGCCGACGCGATGGCCGGCTCACCGGGTCTCGGTCAGGAGTTGATGGCGCTCATCGATGAGAAGCGCTGGCCCGACGGTGGGCTGTCGACTTCCCAGGTGCACGAGATCCGCCGGCTCAAGGCGCGGGTGGACGCCGAACGACTGCCGCGCGGTGCAGATCCGGCTAAACACACCAAGCTGGGACCCGGCGGCCTCGCCGACGTGGAGTGGACGGTGCAGCTGCTGCAGTTGCAGCATGCCCACGAAGTGCCGGAGTTGCGGACGTCTCGGACGATCGAGGCACTTCGGGCCGCCCGGCGGGCCGAGCTGATCGATCCGCAGGACGCCGGTCACCTGGAGGCCGCCTGGCTGCTGGCCAGCAAGATCAGAAACCAGATCATGCTGGTACGCGGTCGCGGCTCGGATTCGCTGCCCAGCGATACCCGGGAGCTGGCGGCCTTGGCCGAGCTGATGGGCTATGGGTCGGGTGAGTCCTCCCACCTGCTGGCCGACTATCGGCGCGTCACCCGTCGCGCACATGCGGTGGTGGACCGGGTGTTCTGGGGCCTGAAGGACGGCGACCGGCGACTGCGCTGA
- a CDS encoding maleylpyruvate isomerase family mycothiol-dependent enzyme, producing MRHRPTAADALLDQSHALDAWLQALPADAYGRPSVLDGWDVRLLVAHLLLIERGLVRVLKQPSREKPLAPYAFVARYRPSVEAIATSTNDTAAEHTGPELTAQFGTSLDVVAATLADAYPAVVQAPRGPLRAEDWIETRIVELVVHTDDLNRTFPELEPIPLVRSALGRTARCLAGMLADAYPGRSVEVRIPPYAAVQCGVGDPGPTHTRGTPPNVVETDVLTFLRLATGRTAWTDALASGAVHASGLRADLSDVLPLLS from the coding sequence GTGCGCCACCGACCGACCGCCGCGGATGCCTTGCTCGATCAGAGCCATGCTCTGGACGCGTGGCTGCAAGCGCTGCCCGCCGATGCGTACGGCCGACCGAGCGTGCTCGACGGCTGGGACGTGCGGCTGTTGGTCGCCCATCTGCTGCTGATCGAGCGCGGCCTGGTCCGCGTACTGAAGCAACCCAGCAGAGAGAAGCCGCTGGCACCGTACGCGTTCGTCGCCCGCTATCGACCCAGTGTCGAGGCGATCGCCACCTCGACCAACGACACCGCTGCCGAGCACACCGGACCGGAGCTGACAGCTCAGTTCGGCACGTCCCTCGACGTGGTCGCCGCCACGCTCGCCGATGCCTACCCGGCCGTCGTCCAGGCGCCGCGTGGCCCGCTGCGCGCCGAGGACTGGATCGAGACCCGGATCGTCGAGCTCGTCGTCCACACCGACGACCTCAACCGCACCTTCCCCGAGTTGGAGCCGATTCCCTTGGTCCGCTCAGCCTTGGGTCGAACGGCACGTTGCTTGGCGGGGATGCTCGCCGACGCGTATCCCGGACGCTCGGTCGAGGTGCGGATTCCGCCGTACGCGGCCGTGCAGTGCGGGGTCGGCGATCCCGGTCCCACCCACACCCGCGGCACCCCGCCGAATGTGGTGGAGACCGACGTACTCACCTTCCTGCGGCTGGCCACCGGCCGTACGGCTTGGACCGATGCCCTGGCATCCGGCGCCGTGCACGCCTCCGGGCTGCGCGCCGATCTGTCCGACGTCCTGCCGCTTCTCTCCTGA
- a CDS encoding multidrug effflux MFS transporter: MSQGRTLPPTVLTDSPQPTDLASRFVGRKYVQLVVLLGALSAIGPMTIDTYLPALPELTAELGATDAQAQATITGLLVGLGFGQLILGPVSDAVGRRKPLLIGLAVHAGTSLLCALAPSVTMLIVTRTLQGFAGAAIAVVSMAIVRDLFRGIRAAQLLSRLMLVLGLAPLLAPSLGSALLALTSWRGIFVAIALVAALMMIPAFIALPETLPVDRRLSASVRGTFGAYGSLFADRLFIVMVLIAAMVFATLFAYIAGSSFVLQDLYGMTPAQFGIAFSVNTIGMIVMTQVNPWLVRRYGPVNVLTVGVLLAASGALSLLVLMLLGAGGWFAFLAPLFFVLSGAGLSFPNAPAIALNRHGESAGTAAAMLGAAQFMLGGSVAPLVGVLDNGTPVPMAIIMVGTTGLAAILLLTTRKRLLLDDYR, translated from the coding sequence GTGTCCCAAGGCCGAACTCTGCCCCCCACTGTGCTGACCGATAGTCCGCAGCCGACCGACCTGGCCAGCAGGTTCGTCGGTCGCAAGTACGTCCAGCTCGTCGTCTTGCTCGGTGCGCTGAGCGCGATCGGTCCGATGACCATCGACACCTATCTGCCGGCGCTCCCGGAGCTGACTGCCGAGCTCGGTGCCACCGATGCTCAGGCGCAGGCCACCATCACCGGCCTGCTGGTCGGTCTAGGCTTCGGCCAGCTCATCCTCGGCCCGGTGTCAGACGCGGTGGGACGTCGGAAGCCACTGCTGATCGGACTCGCCGTCCACGCCGGCACGTCGCTGCTGTGTGCGCTGGCGCCGAGCGTCACGATGCTCATCGTCACTCGCACTCTGCAAGGCTTCGCCGGCGCCGCGATCGCGGTGGTCTCGATGGCTATCGTGCGGGATCTCTTCCGGGGCATCCGCGCCGCGCAGCTGCTGTCGCGACTGATGTTGGTGCTCGGCCTCGCCCCGCTGCTCGCGCCGTCGCTGGGCAGCGCCTTGCTGGCGCTGACCTCATGGCGCGGCATCTTCGTTGCGATCGCTCTGGTGGCCGCGCTGATGATGATCCCCGCGTTCATCGCTCTGCCCGAGACCTTGCCGGTCGACCGGCGCCTCTCGGCCAGCGTCCGCGGCACGTTCGGTGCGTACGGCTCGCTGTTCGCCGACCGGCTCTTCATCGTGATGGTGCTGATCGCAGCCATGGTGTTCGCCACGCTGTTCGCCTACATCGCGGGATCCTCATTCGTGCTGCAGGACCTGTACGGCATGACCCCGGCTCAGTTCGGCATCGCCTTCAGCGTCAACACCATCGGGATGATCGTCATGACGCAGGTGAACCCGTGGCTGGTCAGGAGATACGGCCCGGTGAACGTGCTGACCGTCGGCGTGCTGCTGGCCGCGTCCGGAGCGCTCAGTCTGCTGGTGTTGATGCTGCTGGGGGCCGGCGGCTGGTTTGCGTTCCTGGCGCCGCTGTTCTTTGTGTTGTCCGGCGCCGGCTTGTCGTTCCCGAACGCCCCAGCGATCGCGCTGAACCGGCACGGCGAGTCGGCCGGGACCGCGGCAGCGATGCTCGGCGCGGCGCAGTTCATGCTCGGCGGCTCGGTCGCTCCCCTGGTCGGCGTCTTGGACAACGGCACTCCGGTACCGATGGCGATCATCATGGTCGGCACCACCGGCCTGGCTGCCATCCTGCTGCTCACCACCCGGAAGCGACTGCTCCTCGACGACTACCGATAG
- a CDS encoding glutamine synthetase family protein, with translation MDKQTEFVLRAIEERDVRFVRMWFTDVLGFLKSVAIAPAELEGAFSEGLGFDGSAIEGFARVYESDMVLRPDPSTFQVLPWRDASPATARMFCDIAMPDGSPSYADPRYVLKRALKKAADLGFTFYTHPEVEFFLFKNPVIPGEPPIPVDSSGYFDHTPQSIGSDFRRKAITMLEQMGISVEFSHHEGAPGQQEIDLRYADALSTADNLMTFRVVVKEVALSQGINASFMPKPFSDQPGSGMHTHMSLFEGDNNAFYDASAEYHLSKTARHFIAGMLRHAAEITAVTNQWVNSYKRLAGGGEAPSYICWGRNNRSALVRVPMYKPNKGASARIELRSIDSAANPYLAFALMLAAGLAGVEGEYPLPEGAEDDVWSLTERERQALGIEPLPRNLDEAIRVMERSELVAETLGDHVFDFFLRNKRVEFDEYRRQVTPQELQKLLPVL, from the coding sequence GTGGACAAGCAGACCGAGTTCGTATTGCGGGCGATCGAGGAACGAGACGTCAGGTTCGTCCGGATGTGGTTCACCGACGTCCTTGGGTTCTTGAAGTCGGTGGCGATCGCGCCGGCCGAACTGGAGGGGGCCTTCTCGGAGGGGCTCGGCTTCGACGGATCGGCGATCGAGGGCTTTGCCCGGGTCTACGAGTCCGACATGGTGTTGCGGCCGGACCCGTCGACCTTCCAGGTGCTGCCCTGGCGGGATGCGAGTCCGGCGACCGCGCGGATGTTCTGTGACATCGCCATGCCGGACGGGTCGCCGTCGTACGCCGATCCTCGTTATGTGCTGAAGCGCGCGCTGAAGAAGGCCGCCGATCTGGGGTTCACCTTCTACACCCACCCCGAGGTCGAGTTCTTCTTGTTCAAGAATCCGGTGATCCCGGGTGAGCCGCCGATCCCGGTGGACTCCTCGGGCTATTTCGACCACACCCCGCAGAGCATCGGCAGCGACTTCCGCCGCAAGGCGATCACGATGCTGGAGCAGATGGGCATCTCGGTGGAGTTCTCCCATCACGAAGGGGCGCCAGGACAGCAGGAGATCGATCTGCGTTATGCCGATGCCCTCTCCACCGCCGACAACCTGATGACCTTCCGGGTGGTGGTCAAGGAGGTCGCGCTGTCCCAGGGGATCAACGCTTCGTTCATGCCGAAGCCGTTCAGCGACCAGCCGGGCTCGGGGATGCACACCCACATGTCGCTGTTCGAGGGCGACAACAACGCGTTCTATGACGCGAGCGCGGAGTATCACCTGAGCAAGACCGCCCGGCACTTCATCGCCGGCATGCTCCGGCACGCCGCCGAGATCACCGCGGTGACCAACCAGTGGGTGAACTCGTACAAGCGACTGGCCGGCGGCGGTGAGGCGCCGAGCTACATCTGCTGGGGCCGGAACAACCGCTCCGCGCTGGTGCGGGTGCCGATGTACAAGCCGAACAAGGGTGCCTCGGCCCGGATCGAGCTGCGCTCCATCGACTCTGCGGCCAATCCCTATCTGGCCTTCGCGCTGATGCTGGCCGCGGGTCTGGCCGGGGTCGAGGGCGAGTATCCGCTGCCCGAGGGCGCCGAGGACGATGTCTGGAGCCTCACCGAGCGCGAGCGGCAGGCGCTGGGCATCGAGCCGCTGCCGCGAAACCTGGACGAGGCGATCCGGGTGATGGAACGCTCCGAGCTGGTCGCCGAGACCCTCGGCGATCACGTCTTCGACTTCTTCCTGCGCAACAAGCGGGTCGAGTTCGACGAATACCGTCGCCAGGTCACCCCGCAGGAGCTGCAGAAGCTGCTCCCGGTCTTGTAG
- a CDS encoding DUF2510 domain-containing protein: MSQPGWYPDPAGAPNRYRYWDGHAWSPETTDHPGGASPPTAQSTGRRRWGPVIMVIAAVVVAVLVGVVVIRGLQTDRPVADPDPGPLPSSTVSGWDDSSATPTLEPSNIPSEAPSRPLPTATPSEARPLRPCPEGMPISRQPYPSDGRMHGGGLSFPRVSGWDDASGLAYSWAYDVGEQSIPVESPDWYANLVVGALFTGDGFDEPKRAADLVMQCVITSGLYPYFTDREEVWSKPVTVDGHSAWSIRAKILIKDPKLKAKGDTVEVIVVDTDSPESLAMFIGQVNLGDTKLLRTLDSTIKNLRVE, from the coding sequence ATGTCACAGCCCGGGTGGTATCCCGATCCGGCCGGGGCGCCGAATCGGTACCGGTACTGGGACGGTCACGCCTGGTCGCCAGAGACCACAGACCATCCGGGTGGCGCCTCGCCGCCGACGGCTCAGTCCACCGGTCGCCGGCGCTGGGGTCCGGTGATCATGGTCATCGCGGCAGTCGTGGTCGCCGTCCTGGTGGGCGTGGTGGTCATCCGCGGCCTGCAAACCGACCGGCCAGTGGCCGACCCTGATCCAGGGCCGCTGCCGTCGTCAACCGTCTCAGGGTGGGACGACAGCAGCGCGACCCCGACCCTGGAGCCGAGCAACATCCCCTCCGAAGCACCATCGCGTCCGCTCCCCACTGCGACACCGAGTGAGGCTCGACCGCTGCGCCCGTGCCCGGAGGGGATGCCGATCAGCCGTCAGCCGTACCCCTCCGATGGACGCATGCACGGCGGTGGACTGTCGTTTCCGCGGGTATCGGGATGGGACGATGCCTCCGGGCTCGCGTACAGCTGGGCCTATGACGTCGGAGAGCAGTCGATCCCGGTCGAGTCGCCGGACTGGTACGCCAATCTCGTGGTAGGCGCACTGTTCACCGGCGATGGCTTCGACGAGCCGAAACGGGCCGCGGACCTGGTGATGCAGTGCGTGATCACCTCCGGGCTCTACCCGTACTTCACCGACCGCGAGGAGGTCTGGTCCAAGCCGGTGACGGTCGACGGGCACTCAGCGTGGTCGATCCGCGCCAAGATCTTGATCAAAGACCCCAAGCTGAAGGCGAAGGGCGACACCGTCGAGGTGATCGTGGTGGACACCGACTCGCCGGAGTCGCTCGCCATGTTCATCGGTCAGGTCAATCTCGGCGACACCAAACTGCTCCGCACCCTGGATTCGACGATCAAGAACCTGCGGGTGGAGTAG
- a CDS encoding Fur family transcriptional regulator, whose translation MATAVQALGWAERLRGVGLRVTQPRLAVLDVVYTAPHLSADQVAERVRAGIGAVSTQAIYDALNTLTDHHILRRFEPAGSAMKFEIATGDNHHHLVCRSCGSVTDVPCTVGSTPCAMPEETHGYEVEEAEVTYWGVCPACRTRG comes from the coding sequence ATGGCCACCGCAGTGCAGGCGCTCGGTTGGGCCGAACGGCTTCGCGGCGTCGGCCTGCGTGTCACGCAACCGCGGTTGGCGGTGCTCGACGTGGTCTACACCGCACCCCATCTCAGCGCCGATCAGGTCGCGGAGCGGGTCCGGGCCGGGATCGGCGCTGTGTCCACGCAGGCGATCTACGACGCCTTGAACACGTTGACCGATCACCACATCCTGCGTCGGTTCGAGCCGGCCGGCTCGGCGATGAAGTTCGAGATCGCCACCGGTGACAACCACCACCACCTGGTCTGCCGCAGCTGCGGCAGCGTGACGGACGTGCCGTGCACCGTCGGGTCGACACCCTGTGCGATGCCGGAGGAGACCCACGGGTACGAGGTGGAGGAGGCCGAGGTCACCTACTGGGGGGTCTGCCCCGCCTGTCGTACGCGGGGTTGA